One region of Catenuloplanes indicus genomic DNA includes:
- a CDS encoding amidohydrolase, whose product MPARDHGADGAPPTLKRPYQRFRDGPRPDHYRNEVAQRHHVRSRLSESPSIPINSDREFDVTSALTLPSSELTSSWPDTPPGADPLPGQLDRWLASRGAELVAVRRHIHAHPELSYHEFETAALVARELAAAGLKPRFLPKGNGVICDIGTGDRVIAFRADLDALPIQDTKDVSYRSTVDGVMHACGHDVHTTILLGLGLALAKLNQEGQLPGRVRLLFQPAEEAIPSGAPHVIAAGGLKDVAAIFALHCYPQLPAGLVGVRSGPFTAAADTVEVKLRGAGGHTARPHLTTDLVHALGRVIVDVPALLDRRMDARAGVSMVWGTVNAGHAYNAIPAEGYAKGTIRILSREAWREAPELVTRLVKDVVAATGAEADVVYTRGVPPVINDRMTSALISAAAGAALGPERVVEAEISMGGEDFAFYLEQVPGTMIRLGTSTPGSEVRRDIHQAGFDVDERAIGYGIRVMTHTALAALASGAF is encoded by the coding sequence GTGCCTGCGCGGGACCACGGCGCAGACGGCGCCCCACCGACCCTCAAGCGTCCTTACCAGCGCTTTCGTGACGGACCGCGACCCGATCACTACCGTAACGAGGTTGCGCAGCGTCACCATGTGAGGTCTAGGCTGTCCGAGTCACCATCCATCCCCATCAACAGTGATCGAGAATTCGACGTGACGAGTGCGTTGACGCTGCCCAGCAGCGAGCTGACGTCGTCCTGGCCCGATACTCCACCCGGGGCCGACCCCCTGCCCGGTCAACTCGACCGATGGCTTGCGTCACGAGGGGCCGAGCTGGTAGCCGTTCGCCGGCACATCCACGCGCACCCGGAGCTGTCCTACCACGAGTTCGAGACCGCGGCGCTGGTCGCCCGCGAGCTCGCCGCCGCCGGCCTGAAGCCGCGGTTCCTGCCCAAGGGCAACGGCGTGATCTGTGACATCGGCACCGGCGACCGGGTGATCGCGTTCCGGGCCGATCTCGACGCGCTGCCCATCCAGGACACCAAGGACGTGTCGTACCGATCCACGGTCGACGGCGTGATGCACGCCTGCGGTCACGACGTGCACACCACGATCCTGCTCGGGCTCGGGCTGGCGCTGGCCAAGCTGAACCAGGAGGGGCAGCTGCCCGGCCGGGTCCGGCTGCTGTTCCAGCCCGCGGAGGAGGCGATTCCGTCCGGCGCTCCGCACGTGATCGCGGCCGGTGGGCTCAAGGACGTGGCCGCGATCTTCGCGCTGCACTGTTATCCGCAGCTCCCGGCCGGTCTGGTCGGCGTGCGCTCCGGCCCGTTCACGGCCGCGGCGGACACCGTCGAGGTGAAGCTGCGCGGCGCCGGTGGGCACACCGCCCGGCCGCACCTGACCACCGACCTGGTGCACGCGCTGGGCCGGGTGATCGTGGACGTGCCCGCGCTGCTGGACCGGCGGATGGACGCGCGGGCCGGTGTCTCGATGGTCTGGGGCACGGTGAACGCCGGGCATGCCTACAACGCGATTCCCGCCGAGGGCTACGCCAAGGGCACCATCCGGATCCTCAGCCGGGAAGCCTGGCGCGAGGCGCCCGAGTTGGTCACCCGCCTGGTGAAGGACGTGGTCGCGGCGACCGGCGCGGAGGCCGACGTGGTCTACACGCGCGGCGTACCGCCGGTGATCAACGACCGGATGACGTCCGCACTGATCTCCGCCGCCGCCGGCGCCGCACTCGGCCCGGAGCGCGTGGTCGAGGCCGAGATCAGCATGGGCGGCGAGGACTTCGCGTTCTACCTGGAACAGGTCCCCGGCACGATGATCCGCCTCGGCACCAGCACGCCCGGCTCCGAGGTCCGCCGCGACATCCACCAGGCCGGCTTCGACGTGGACGAACGTGCCATCGGCTACGGCATCCGGGTGATGACGCACACGGCCCTGGCCGCGCTCGCCAGCGGCGCCTTCTGA
- a CDS encoding gamma-glutamylcyclotransferase family protein, with product MRHYAAYGSNLDPARMHAYAPHSPMIGVGWLEGWRLTFAGEDVLGWEGAVTTVVESPGDRVFVALYDVDEFDAAQLDEVEGVNSGTYRKLTVRVATLEGEVTAWVYVLNGYEGGLPTSWYLTEIANAAQAAGAPDDYVAELRARPTRTAKPD from the coding sequence GTGCGTCATTACGCCGCGTATGGCTCAAACCTCGACCCAGCCCGCATGCATGCTTACGCTCCGCACTCGCCCATGATCGGGGTCGGGTGGCTGGAGGGGTGGCGGCTGACCTTCGCCGGGGAGGACGTCCTCGGCTGGGAGGGCGCCGTCACCACGGTGGTGGAGTCGCCGGGCGACCGCGTGTTCGTGGCCCTCTACGACGTCGACGAGTTCGACGCCGCCCAGCTCGACGAGGTCGAGGGGGTGAACTCCGGCACGTACCGGAAGCTGACCGTGCGGGTCGCCACGCTCGAGGGCGAGGTCACCGCATGGGTCTACGTGCTCAACGGGTACGAGGGCGGCCTGCCCACCTCGTGGTACCTCACCGAGATCGCCAACGCGGCCCAGGCGGCCGGTGCGCCCGACGACTACGTGGCCGAGCTGCGCGCCCGCCCGACCCGCACCGCGAAGCCGGACTAG
- a CDS encoding DUF4349 domain-containing protein, translated as MATVRRQRALAVFGATGLALTLALAGCGSDGSDEVSSTSAGGPPAAAPAMPQQEGAAQDAAGGATGSGSDTGEAAPGSGGGAPVINREVIYTGSVTVRVTDVDARAEEAIRLAEAAGGFVGADARSTDVNYANTPFEKATITLRIPRDGFYDVLGKISALGTQESRKIDAQDVTEEVVDLDSRIASQRAQVESARKLLAQAKSLNDLVSLENELARRQAELASLEAKRDRLKDLAALSTLTVELVQDTAPPPPAEEPDDRGFLIGLKNGWDSFLTFGAVVLTVVGVLLPWAIGVGIPVLLLVLLWRRLRRRRPAVPVTAAPAAPSAAAP; from the coding sequence ATGGCCACGGTACGACGACAACGCGCACTGGCCGTGTTCGGCGCCACCGGTCTGGCGCTCACGCTGGCTCTGGCCGGCTGCGGCTCGGACGGCTCGGACGAGGTCTCCAGCACCAGCGCCGGTGGTCCGCCGGCCGCCGCACCGGCGATGCCGCAGCAGGAGGGTGCCGCGCAGGACGCCGCGGGCGGCGCCACCGGTTCCGGCAGCGACACCGGGGAGGCCGCACCCGGCTCCGGCGGCGGCGCCCCGGTGATCAACCGGGAAGTGATCTACACCGGCTCGGTCACGGTCCGCGTCACGGACGTGGACGCGCGCGCCGAGGAGGCGATCCGGCTGGCCGAGGCCGCGGGCGGGTTCGTCGGCGCGGACGCCCGGTCCACCGACGTGAACTACGCGAACACACCGTTCGAGAAGGCCACGATCACGCTGCGGATCCCCCGGGACGGGTTCTACGACGTACTCGGCAAGATCTCCGCACTCGGCACGCAGGAGAGCCGCAAGATCGATGCGCAGGACGTGACCGAGGAGGTCGTCGATCTGGACTCGCGGATCGCCAGCCAGCGCGCGCAGGTGGAGAGCGCCCGGAAGCTGCTGGCCCAGGCCAAGTCGCTGAACGACCTGGTCTCGCTGGAGAACGAGCTGGCCCGGCGGCAGGCCGAGCTGGCCTCGCTGGAGGCGAAGCGGGACCGGCTCAAGGACCTGGCCGCGCTGTCCACGCTCACGGTCGAACTGGTGCAGGACACCGCGCCGCCACCGCCGGCCGAGGAGCCGGACGACCGCGGTTTCCTGATCGGCCTGAAGAACGGGTGGGACTCGTTCCTGACGTTCGGCGCGGTGGTGCTGACCGTGGTCGGCGTGCTGCTGCCCTGGGCGATCGGCGTCGGCATCCCGGTGCTGCTGCTGGTGCTGCTCTGGCGCCGCCTGCGCCGCCGCCGTCCCGCCGTCCCGGTGACCGCCGCACCGGCCGCCCCATCGGCCGCCGCTCCCTGA
- a CDS encoding SCO6745 family protein: MTPDQAAAAAKAHILRLGGAFAEDPLTLQRARRLGLSGWAYYVAARGGALGDVRADTVAAALGFIAPDAVSDGWDAAATVLPPSKIAAEHLAECARWGVERLSTFPRLARLIELCRRVVLAADPAGLPLFAAWRAMPVPDQRAGGQAAILLHLLREHRTGAHLIAARVSGLSPLEAVISGPEGEAGAVAYGWQPPYPKVPPLIRRRLWADAVTDRIAGQAYEVLSLAERAELLGLLESASAIVWPDE, translated from the coding sequence GTGACCCCCGACCAGGCGGCGGCCGCCGCGAAGGCGCACATACTGCGTCTCGGCGGGGCGTTCGCGGAGGATCCGCTGACGCTGCAGCGCGCGCGGCGGCTCGGGCTCTCCGGGTGGGCGTACTACGTGGCCGCGCGCGGCGGCGCGCTCGGCGACGTGCGGGCGGACACGGTGGCCGCCGCGCTGGGCTTCATAGCGCCGGACGCGGTCTCGGACGGCTGGGACGCGGCCGCGACCGTGCTGCCGCCGTCGAAGATAGCGGCCGAGCACCTGGCCGAGTGCGCGCGCTGGGGCGTGGAGCGGCTGTCGACGTTCCCCCGGCTGGCCCGGCTGATCGAGCTGTGCCGGCGGGTGGTGCTGGCCGCGGACCCGGCCGGGCTGCCGCTGTTCGCCGCGTGGCGGGCGATGCCGGTGCCGGACCAGCGGGCCGGTGGCCAGGCCGCGATCCTGCTGCACCTGCTGCGCGAGCACCGCACCGGCGCACACCTGATCGCCGCCCGGGTGAGCGGCCTGAGCCCGCTGGAGGCGGTGATCTCCGGGCCGGAGGGCGAGGCGGGCGCGGTGGCGTACGGCTGGCAGCCGCCCTACCCGAAGGTGCCGCCGCTGATCCGGCGGCGGCTCTGGGCGGACGCGGTCACCGACCGGATAGCGGGCCAGGCGTACGAGGTGCTCTCGCTGGCCGAGCGCGCCGAACTGCTCGGCCTGCTGGAGTCCGCCTCCGCGATCGTCTGGCCCGACGAGTGA
- a CDS encoding NAD(P)H-quinone dehydrogenase gives MSSAVAGGIVIIGGGPAGYEAALVAAQLGAEVTVVEQDGAGGACVLFDCVPSKTFIASSGVVTAFRDTEQFGIDSDGLEAVTVDAPAVHARVKRLALAQSSDIHDKLIKAGVSMVSGRARLGDDTLGHTHRVLVTPDNGYAEYSIDARTVLIATGATPRQLPSAMPDGERILTWREIYDLPELPDHLIVIGSGVTGAEFASAYLAMGIDVTLVSSRDRVMPHEDADAAMAIERVFRSRGMNILNNSRAASVIRGGDGVKVTLEDGREVFGSHALMAVGSIPNTQELGLEEYGVEVARGGYVTVDRTSRTNVPGIYAAGDCTGVLPLASVAAMQGRIAMWHALGDAVRPLRLRTVAANVFTDPELATVGVSQDEVDSGRVTARQVMLPLNGNARAKMDDLHDGFVKMFCRPSGHIIGGVVVAPKASELIQQIALAVENNLTVDQLAQTITIYPSLSGSVAEAARQLMLHDLE, from the coding sequence ATGAGCAGTGCGGTGGCTGGTGGAATCGTCATCATCGGTGGCGGTCCGGCCGGATATGAGGCGGCGCTGGTCGCCGCGCAGCTGGGGGCCGAGGTGACGGTGGTCGAGCAGGACGGCGCGGGCGGTGCCTGCGTGCTGTTCGACTGTGTGCCGTCGAAGACGTTCATCGCCAGCTCGGGTGTGGTGACCGCGTTCCGCGACACGGAGCAGTTCGGCATCGACTCCGACGGCCTGGAGGCGGTGACCGTGGACGCGCCCGCGGTGCACGCCCGGGTGAAGCGGCTGGCGCTGGCGCAGTCGTCGGACATCCACGACAAGCTGATCAAGGCGGGCGTGAGCATGGTGTCCGGCCGCGCGCGGCTGGGCGACGACACGCTGGGTCACACTCACCGCGTGCTGGTGACGCCGGACAATGGTTACGCTGAGTATTCAATTGATGCCCGTACGGTTTTGATCGCGACCGGGGCCACGCCGCGCCAGCTCCCGTCCGCGATGCCGGACGGCGAGCGCATCCTGACCTGGCGGGAGATCTACGACCTGCCGGAACTGCCGGACCACCTGATCGTGATCGGGTCCGGCGTGACCGGTGCCGAGTTCGCCAGCGCCTACCTGGCGATGGGAATTGACGTGACGTTGGTCTCCAGCCGGGACCGGGTGATGCCGCACGAGGACGCGGACGCCGCCATGGCGATCGAGCGCGTCTTCCGGTCCCGCGGCATGAACATCCTGAACAACTCGCGCGCCGCGTCGGTCATCCGGGGCGGCGACGGCGTCAAGGTGACGCTGGAGGACGGCCGCGAGGTGTTCGGCTCGCACGCGCTGATGGCGGTCGGCTCCATCCCGAACACCCAGGAGCTGGGCCTCGAGGAGTACGGCGTGGAGGTGGCCCGCGGCGGCTACGTCACGGTCGACCGCACCTCGCGTACGAACGTGCCCGGCATCTACGCGGCCGGCGACTGCACCGGCGTGCTGCCGCTGGCCAGCGTGGCCGCGATGCAGGGCCGGATCGCGATGTGGCACGCGCTCGGCGACGCGGTCCGCCCGCTGCGCCTGCGCACGGTCGCGGCGAACGTGTTCACCGACCCGGAGCTGGCCACGGTCGGCGTCTCCCAGGACGAGGTGGACTCCGGCCGGGTTACCGCGCGCCAGGTGATGCTGCCGCTGAACGGCAACGCCCGGGCGAAGATGGACGATCTGCACGACGGCTTCGTGAAGATGTTCTGCCGGCCGAGCGGGCACATCATCGGCGGCGTGGTGGTGGCGCCGAAGGCCAGCGAGCTGATCCAGCAGATCGCGCTCGCGGTGGAGAACAACCTGACCGTGGACCAGCTGGCCCAGACCATCACGATCTACCCGTCGCTGTCCGGATCGGTCGCGGAGGCCGCGCGCCAGCTCATGCTGCACGATCTTGAGTAG
- a CDS encoding MBL fold metallo-hydrolase has translation MRITKFTHACVRLERDGAVLVIDPGAFSERAALDGADAILITHEHIDHAEPERIAAVVKERGVPVFAHPGVAAALTDLTGVITTVQPGESIEVAGFAVSAHGGAHQIIHPDIPRVPNLAWLVEADGTNVYHPGDSFAIPAAEVDTLFLPISGPWMRMAEAVDFGREVNPRRAFALHEALLSEIGLTVVNRNLNLLLDFEYARLEPGTTVS, from the coding sequence ATGCGGATCACGAAGTTCACCCATGCCTGCGTCCGGCTGGAACGCGACGGTGCGGTGCTGGTCATCGACCCGGGCGCGTTCAGCGAACGCGCGGCGCTGGACGGCGCGGACGCGATCCTGATCACCCACGAGCACATCGACCACGCGGAGCCGGAGCGGATCGCGGCCGTGGTCAAGGAGCGCGGCGTGCCGGTCTTCGCACATCCGGGCGTGGCGGCCGCGCTGACCGACCTGACCGGCGTGATCACCACGGTGCAGCCGGGCGAGTCGATCGAGGTGGCCGGGTTCGCGGTGAGCGCGCACGGCGGCGCGCACCAGATCATCCACCCCGACATCCCGCGGGTGCCGAACCTGGCCTGGCTGGTCGAGGCGGACGGCACGAACGTCTACCACCCGGGCGACTCGTTCGCGATCCCGGCCGCCGAGGTGGACACGCTGTTCCTGCCGATCTCCGGGCCGTGGATGCGGATGGCCGAGGCCGTCGACTTCGGCCGCGAGGTCAACCCGCGGCGGGCGTTCGCGCTGCACGAGGCGCTGCTCAGCGAGATCGGCCTGACCGTGGTCAACCGGAACCTGAACCTGCTGCTGGACTTCGAGTACGCGCGCCTCGAGCCCGGGACGACCGTGTCGTGA